A genomic window from Streptomyces sp. MST-110588 includes:
- a CDS encoding alpha/beta fold hydrolase — MSTQPRRGGPDGHGPWFNYVTRRPGPRRRLLCLAGAGSGPSEFVTWHEVLPPDTELWPIQLPGREKRLREEPYTDLPALMAGLSAALEATEGATPLPLVLFGHSFGALVMYDLARRISARQPHRVQGLLVSGLAAPGRPTRNQEISRLGDADLLDWLRHLGGTPTELLDETWFATWLLRDVRASYRIREAYAAAPAPPLTCPVIAFGGQEDFEADAADLDAWARLTTGRFRSHTLPGGHFFLREQRATFLRLLQQELDGLNHAEPRT, encoded by the coding sequence ATGAGCACACAGCCCCGGCGGGGCGGCCCCGACGGTCACGGGCCCTGGTTCAACTACGTCACCCGACGGCCCGGACCCCGCCGGCGCCTGCTGTGCCTGGCGGGCGCCGGCAGCGGACCGTCGGAGTTCGTCACCTGGCACGAGGTACTGCCCCCGGACACCGAACTGTGGCCCATCCAACTGCCCGGCCGTGAAAAACGCCTGCGCGAGGAGCCGTACACCGACCTGCCCGCCCTCATGGCGGGACTGTCGGCGGCACTGGAGGCGACCGAAGGCGCCACACCGCTGCCCCTGGTCCTGTTCGGCCACAGCTTCGGCGCCCTGGTCATGTACGACCTGGCCCGCAGGATCAGCGCCCGGCAGCCGCACCGCGTCCAAGGACTCCTGGTCTCGGGCCTGGCCGCCCCCGGCCGTCCCACGCGGAACCAGGAGATCAGCCGCCTGGGCGACGCCGACCTGCTGGACTGGCTCCGCCACCTGGGCGGCACCCCCACGGAACTGCTCGACGAAACCTGGTTCGCCACCTGGCTGCTGCGCGACGTACGAGCCTCCTACCGTATCCGCGAAGCCTACGCAGCCGCCCCCGCACCGCCCCTGACCTGCCCCGTCATAGCCTTCGGCGGTCAGGAGGACTTCGAGGCCGACGCCGCGGACCTCGACGCGTGGGCACGGCTGACCACCGGCCGCTTCCGCAGCCACACCCTGCCCGGCGGACACTTCTTCCTCCGCGAACAGCGCGCCACCTTCCTCCGCCTCCTGCAACAGGAGCTGGACGGGCTGAACCACGCGGAGCCGCGGACATGA
- a CDS encoding cytochrome P450 codes for MNVPRAEHDRTLSLYTLSSRTGRQDARSLFSRLSREAPVHWDPYAGTWLVAGRDEAAQVCTGEEYSAVRLSELGRSTVPGPSSDTRDRVGDVLARQALFLDGPAHTTWARIIRHALAPGRIDALAPWIRHKAAELVNAGGKDHLDVTTDLAQPLPLDVIARLFGLPAADLAALRVWSNAYTRIVTGVAPEADPEVYARVAEFTDYARDLVKHRRASPGPDSLSTLIAGADAAATAGGTGTDDTDIAANLLMLIAAGHQTTTGFLAGAVLERIRPAWGPLGTGLSREAEVEELLARVSPSRFVGRLVTADTDLGGRRLRAGQSVVVLLAAANWSALTGRTDGGPLPRHSAFGHGRHRCPGARLARLEGRLVLEHLFGAGRHPTLSHPA; via the coding sequence ATGAACGTGCCCCGGGCAGAGCACGACCGGACACTGAGCCTCTACACGCTCTCCTCCCGCACAGGGCGGCAGGACGCCCGCAGCCTGTTCTCCCGCCTGAGCCGGGAAGCCCCCGTCCACTGGGACCCGTACGCCGGAACATGGCTGGTCGCAGGCCGCGACGAGGCGGCCCAGGTGTGCACCGGAGAGGAGTACAGCGCCGTACGGCTGTCGGAACTGGGCCGCTCCACCGTGCCGGGCCCCTCCTCGGACACACGGGACCGCGTCGGCGACGTACTGGCACGGCAGGCCCTCTTCCTGGACGGCCCGGCCCACACCACATGGGCGCGCATCATCCGCCACGCGCTCGCACCCGGCAGGATCGACGCACTCGCCCCGTGGATACGGCACAAGGCCGCGGAACTGGTGAACGCCGGCGGGAAGGACCACCTTGACGTCACCACCGACCTCGCCCAGCCGCTTCCGCTGGACGTGATCGCCCGGCTGTTCGGCCTGCCGGCCGCCGACCTGGCGGCGCTGCGGGTGTGGTCCAACGCCTACACCCGCATCGTCACGGGCGTGGCGCCCGAGGCCGACCCCGAGGTGTACGCACGGGTCGCCGAATTCACGGACTACGCACGGGACCTGGTCAAACACCGCCGGGCGTCGCCCGGACCGGACAGCCTGAGCACGCTGATCGCCGGGGCGGACGCCGCCGCGACGGCCGGCGGCACCGGCACCGACGACACCGACATCGCCGCCAACCTCCTCATGCTCATCGCCGCCGGACACCAGACGACCACCGGCTTCCTCGCCGGCGCGGTCCTGGAACGCATCCGCCCGGCATGGGGCCCGCTCGGCACCGGCCTGTCCCGTGAGGCCGAGGTGGAGGAACTGCTCGCCCGGGTCTCCCCGTCCCGGTTCGTGGGGCGGCTGGTCACCGCGGACACCGACCTCGGCGGCCGGCGGCTGCGGGCGGGCCAGTCCGTCGTGGTGCTGCTCGCCGCCGCCAACTGGAGCGCGCTCACCGGCCGTACGGACGGTGGCCCGCTCCCCAGGCACAGCGCGTTCGGCCACGGCAGACACCGCTGTCCGGGCGCCCGGCTGGCCCGACTCGAAGGCAGACTCGTACTGGAGCACCTCTTCGGGGCCGGACGGCACCCGACCTTGTCGCACCCCGCGTGA
- a CDS encoding acyl carrier protein, with amino-acid sequence MTAELLGVPAVSPRDDLFLIGMTSVTMARLLRRVIEDLDVDIDPVDVFENPTPAELATVLDERGTEEA; translated from the coding sequence GTGACGGCGGAGCTGCTGGGTGTGCCCGCCGTCTCACCGCGCGATGACCTGTTCCTGATCGGCATGACGTCCGTGACCATGGCACGGCTGCTGCGCCGCGTGATCGAGGACCTGGACGTCGACATCGACCCCGTCGACGTCTTCGAGAACCCGACACCGGCGGAACTGGCCACCGTCCTGGACGAACGCGGCACGGAGGAGGCATGA
- a CDS encoding universal stress protein yields the protein MRPWRSACPGVEVTEQSVIGNPADHLVDVSRAAGLLVIGRRARRTPLGARIGSVARAVLHRATAPVAVVPHD from the coding sequence CTGCGGCCGTGGCGCTCCGCGTGCCCCGGCGTCGAGGTCACCGAGCAGTCCGTCATCGGCAACCCCGCCGATCACCTGGTGGACGTCTCGCGCGCCGCCGGGCTGCTGGTGATCGGCCGCCGGGCGCGGCGCACACCCTTGGGCGCCCGCATCGGCTCCGTCGCCCGCGCCGTCCTGCACCGCGCGACCGCACCCGTCGCCGTCGTACCCCATGACTGA
- a CDS encoding GAF domain-containing protein: MDELLDELQVRIDAARGTRDRVHSLLEAVLSVGRELDLNQVLQRIVEAAALLVDAEYAALGVIGRDGKRLVQFLTVGLTEEEIAAIGPYPSGLGILGELIRHPEPLRLEKICAHASSYGFPPNHPPMNTFLGAPIRVRGQVFGNLYLTEKRGGALFDEEDEAVLSTLAVAAGVAIDNARLYEESMRRERWLRTSAEVTHGLLSGSPRAGVLGMIAERAREITAAELAVIALPVEGTDNLAVELAIGHQAHQHRGLVMPIQGSLSGEAFGTGEPVTAADVCSDPRMSPGPPRFAGLGPAVAVPIGTAAGVRGVLFLGRAAAQPEFTEQEIEPLRGFAGQAAVAMEMADRQRDAEQFALLEDRDRIARDLHDLAIQRLFATGMTLQSAGRLIENEAAAERVARAVNDLDDTIKIIRSTIFGLRTPETGAGQGLRARAVQAVGAATGPLGFAPSLRMEGLLDTQVPREVADQVVAVLGEALSNAARHAQASRVDVVLGATEDEVVVTVTDDGVGLPPDGRRSGLRNLAERAERLGGSLHLAAPPGGGTALTWRVPLGTC, translated from the coding sequence CTGGATGAGCTCCTGGACGAGCTGCAGGTCCGTATCGACGCGGCACGCGGCACCCGGGACCGGGTGCACAGCCTGCTGGAGGCGGTGCTCTCGGTCGGGCGCGAGCTGGATCTGAACCAGGTGCTGCAGCGCATCGTCGAGGCGGCGGCGTTGCTGGTGGACGCCGAGTACGCGGCGCTGGGCGTGATCGGCCGGGACGGGAAACGGCTCGTACAGTTCCTCACCGTGGGTCTGACCGAGGAGGAGATCGCCGCCATCGGCCCCTACCCGTCGGGGCTCGGCATCCTCGGCGAGCTGATCCGGCACCCGGAGCCGCTGCGCCTGGAGAAGATCTGCGCGCACGCCTCCTCGTACGGCTTTCCGCCCAACCACCCGCCGATGAACACCTTCCTGGGCGCGCCGATCCGGGTGCGCGGGCAGGTGTTCGGCAATCTCTACCTCACGGAGAAGCGGGGCGGCGCGCTCTTCGACGAGGAGGACGAGGCGGTGCTCTCCACGTTGGCCGTCGCGGCCGGGGTGGCGATCGACAACGCCCGCCTGTACGAGGAGTCCATGCGCCGCGAGCGCTGGCTGCGGACCAGTGCGGAGGTCACGCACGGCCTGCTGTCGGGCAGCCCGCGGGCCGGGGTGCTCGGCATGATCGCCGAGCGGGCGCGGGAGATCACCGCGGCCGAACTGGCCGTGATCGCGCTGCCGGTGGAGGGCACGGACAATCTGGCGGTGGAGCTGGCGATCGGCCACCAGGCCCACCAGCACCGCGGCCTGGTGATGCCCATTCAGGGCAGCTTGTCCGGGGAGGCGTTCGGCACCGGGGAACCGGTCACCGCCGCCGATGTGTGCAGCGATCCGCGGATGTCGCCGGGTCCGCCCCGGTTCGCGGGGCTGGGGCCGGCGGTGGCGGTGCCCATCGGCACCGCCGCCGGGGTGCGGGGGGTGCTGTTCCTGGGCCGGGCTGCGGCGCAGCCGGAGTTCACCGAGCAGGAGATCGAGCCGTTGCGGGGGTTCGCCGGGCAGGCGGCGGTGGCCATGGAGATGGCCGACCGGCAGCGCGACGCGGAGCAGTTCGCGCTGCTGGAGGACCGCGACCGGATCGCCCGGGATCTGCACGACCTGGCCATCCAGCGGCTGTTCGCCACGGGGATGACGCTGCAGAGCGCCGGACGTCTGATCGAGAACGAGGCCGCCGCCGAGCGGGTGGCGCGGGCCGTGAACGACCTGGACGACACCATCAAGATCATCCGCTCGACGATCTTCGGGCTGCGTACCCCGGAGACCGGGGCCGGGCAGGGGCTGCGCGCGCGTGCGGTGCAGGCGGTCGGGGCGGCCACCGGGCCGCTGGGCTTCGCCCCCAGCCTGCGGATGGAGGGCCTGTTGGACACCCAGGTCCCCCGGGAGGTGGCCGACCAGGTGGTGGCGGTGCTCGGCGAGGCGCTGAGCAACGCCGCCCGGCACGCCCAGGCTTCCCGCGTCGATGTCGTCCTCGGGGCGACGGAGGACGAGGTGGTGGTGACGGTGACCGACGACGGCGTGGGCCTGCCGCCCGACGGCCGCCGCAGCGGCCTGCGCAACCTGGCCGAACGCGCCGAACGGCTGGGCGGCTCCCTGCACCTGGCCGCCCCGCCCGGTGGCGGGACGGCCTTGACCTGGCGCGTGCCCCTGGGCACCTGCTGA
- a CDS encoding pyridoxamine 5'-phosphate oxidase family protein yields MHEHDSLRTLGRTACLRLLGRVPLGRVVYTENALPAVLPVNFCLDQDGAVLLRTSATSQMAGAVDDSVVAFEADHFDETTRTGWSVVVTGRATVVTSPGEIARLDVTVPHSWVPMDEPVFVRIAPELITGRDLGPTTRSCTPETVMSQRN; encoded by the coding sequence ATGCACGAACACGACAGCCTCCGTACACTCGGCCGGACCGCGTGCCTGCGCCTGCTCGGCCGGGTCCCCCTCGGCCGGGTCGTCTACACCGAGAACGCACTGCCCGCCGTCCTCCCGGTGAACTTCTGCCTGGACCAGGACGGAGCGGTCCTGCTGCGTACGTCGGCCACCTCACAGATGGCCGGCGCCGTGGACGACAGCGTGGTCGCCTTCGAGGCGGACCACTTCGACGAGACGACCCGCACCGGCTGGAGCGTCGTCGTCACCGGACGGGCCACCGTCGTGACCTCCCCCGGGGAGATCGCACGGCTGGATGTGACGGTTCCGCACTCCTGGGTCCCCATGGACGAACCGGTGTTCGTCCGGATCGCGCCGGAGCTGATCACCGGCCGGGATCTGGGCCCCACGACACGGTCGTGCACTCCGGAAACGGTGATGTCGCAGCGGAACTGA
- a CDS encoding response regulator transcription factor produces the protein MGDTTGTGPAKVFLLDDHEVVRRGVHDLLDSEGDITVVGEAGTVAQALTRIPALRPDVAILDVRLPDGDGVSVCRELRSRMPELACLMLTSFDDEEALLDAVMAGASGYVLKQITGSDLVAAVRTVAAGQSMLDPSATTRLMARLRDGDVQEAEQPDGLPELTGREREILDLIGQGLTNRQIGQRLYLAEKTVKNHVSRLLAKLGVERRVQAAVIATQAHERAEQTGPGAGRRRG, from the coding sequence ATGGGGGACACCACAGGGACCGGTCCGGCCAAGGTCTTCCTGCTCGACGATCACGAGGTGGTGCGGCGTGGCGTGCATGACCTGCTGGACTCCGAGGGCGATATCACCGTGGTCGGCGAGGCCGGTACCGTCGCGCAGGCTCTGACGCGGATACCGGCGCTGCGGCCGGACGTGGCGATCCTGGATGTGCGGCTGCCGGACGGGGACGGCGTCAGCGTCTGCCGGGAACTGCGGTCGCGCATGCCGGAGCTGGCATGTCTGATGCTGACCTCGTTCGACGACGAGGAAGCCCTGCTGGACGCCGTCATGGCCGGGGCCTCCGGATATGTGCTGAAGCAGATCACCGGGTCGGACCTGGTCGCGGCGGTGAGGACCGTCGCCGCGGGGCAGTCCATGCTCGATCCCAGTGCCACCACGCGCTTGATGGCCCGGCTGCGGGACGGTGACGTACAGGAAGCCGAGCAGCCGGACGGACTGCCGGAGCTGACCGGCCGTGAGCGGGAGATCCTGGACCTGATCGGCCAGGGACTGACCAACCGGCAGATCGGCCAGCGGCTCTACCTGGCCGAGAAGACCGTCAAGAACCATGTCTCCCGGCTGCTGGCCAAGCTCGGGGTCGAGCGCCGGGTGCAGGCCGCGGTGATCGCCACCCAGGCCCATGAGCGCGCCGAGCAGACGGGTCCCGGCGCCGGCCGGCGCCGGGGGTAG
- a CDS encoding thioesterase domain-containing protein gives MNPPTAAAFPLWFPGVPPDAKPPALLCLAGSGAGPGEFRAWKDALADRAQVAAVALPGREYRAREPCIEHLPELVTQLADAARPLLAAPFALFGYSTGALVMYELARSLPREHRGNLLHLFVGGQPAPRWPQTDSGHSDQSDEQLIGYLRRMGGTPEDVLNSPPFMRLFLRCLRADLHFAEQYDYPGPADLPCPLTVFAARHDAVVPPGTLAAWQQETRRTCRRVPLPGAHFALRTDRDLIIKEIAHDLSHDLSVVRTGPTGTGPTDTGSHPRPDPPGP, from the coding sequence ATGAACCCGCCGACCGCTGCCGCCTTCCCGCTCTGGTTCCCCGGCGTCCCACCGGACGCGAAACCGCCCGCGCTGCTGTGCCTGGCCGGCTCGGGAGCCGGCCCCGGCGAGTTCCGTGCCTGGAAGGACGCCCTGGCCGACCGGGCGCAGGTGGCCGCGGTCGCCCTGCCCGGCCGGGAATACCGCGCCCGCGAACCCTGCATCGAGCACCTGCCGGAACTGGTCACACAACTGGCCGACGCGGCCCGGCCCCTCCTCGCGGCGCCGTTCGCGCTGTTCGGCTACAGCACCGGCGCCCTGGTCATGTACGAGCTGGCGCGGTCGCTGCCCCGCGAACACCGGGGCAACCTGCTGCACCTGTTCGTCGGCGGACAGCCGGCCCCGCGCTGGCCGCAGACGGACAGCGGCCACAGCGACCAGAGCGACGAGCAACTGATCGGCTATCTGCGCCGCATGGGAGGCACCCCGGAAGACGTCCTCAACAGCCCCCCGTTCATGCGTCTGTTCCTGCGCTGCCTCCGCGCGGACCTGCACTTCGCCGAGCAGTACGACTACCCGGGACCCGCGGATCTGCCGTGCCCCCTGACGGTGTTCGCGGCCCGCCACGACGCCGTGGTTCCCCCGGGGACGCTTGCGGCCTGGCAGCAGGAGACCCGGCGAACCTGCCGGCGCGTGCCGCTTCCCGGCGCGCACTTCGCCTTGCGCACCGACCGCGACCTGATCATCAAGGAGATCGCCCACGACTTGTCGCACGACTTGTCGGTGGTCCGCACCGGGCCGACCGGCACCGGGCCGACCGACACCGGCTCCCACCCTCGGCCCGACCCGCCCGGTCCGTAG
- a CDS encoding class I SAM-dependent methyltransferase yields the protein MSRPPVQKKHAGTRFDALAQDYARMAAENPVRLHSERHTVLEVLGDLRGKTALDMGCGEGRYTRLLRERGAAQVTGIDASEGMLEHARQREREEPRGVRYLRRDAGRSPAAPDPETDGTCDVVVCVYMLPYASTRQELTAMCATARRSLRPEGGRLVTATLNPDVSTEPGWYDHYGYQVLSAAGTQDGTKADGCPYRARIQVGEGCVVLDAYRWSVAAHERALGEAGFDHVTWVRPAVSDEGRRLFGDAYWRNYLSCPQILIADCVAGPDTRVPPAVTDPPEGSA from the coding sequence AAGAAGCACGCGGGCACCCGGTTCGATGCGCTCGCACAGGACTACGCACGCATGGCCGCGGAGAATCCCGTACGGCTGCACAGCGAGCGCCACACCGTGCTGGAAGTACTCGGCGACCTGCGGGGAAAGACCGCCTTGGACATGGGCTGCGGTGAGGGGCGGTACACCCGGCTCCTGCGGGAACGAGGTGCGGCGCAGGTCACCGGGATCGACGCCTCGGAAGGGATGCTGGAACACGCCCGGCAGCGCGAACGCGAGGAACCGCGCGGAGTGCGGTACCTGCGCCGGGACGCCGGCCGGTCACCGGCGGCGCCGGACCCGGAGACCGACGGCACCTGCGATGTGGTGGTCTGCGTGTACATGCTTCCCTACGCGAGCACCCGGCAGGAGCTGACCGCCATGTGCGCGACGGCCCGGCGCTCGCTCAGGCCGGAAGGCGGGCGCTTGGTGACGGCCACCTTGAACCCGGATGTCTCCACCGAGCCGGGCTGGTACGACCACTACGGATACCAGGTCCTCAGCGCGGCCGGAACCCAGGACGGCACGAAGGCCGACGGCTGTCCGTACCGGGCGAGAATCCAGGTGGGCGAGGGCTGCGTCGTGCTCGACGCGTACCGCTGGTCGGTGGCGGCCCACGAGCGCGCCCTCGGCGAAGCCGGATTCGACCACGTCACCTGGGTACGGCCGGCAGTCTCCGACGAAGGCCGCCGCCTGTTCGGGGACGCCTACTGGCGCAACTACCTCTCCTGCCCGCAGATCCTGATCGCGGACTGCGTGGCCGGGCCGGACACACGCGTGCCGCCGGCCGTCACCGACCCGCCGGAGGGCAGCGCATGA
- a CDS encoding GNAT family N-acetyltransferase, with protein MKIVVDDLSGPEIAGFLAEHVRQMRSLTPLESKHALDLDTLRRPGITFWSAMDGDSLVGCGAIKKLDTQHAELKSMRTRPTRQRSGIASRLLTHILSEAKGMGFTRMSLETGSAEFFRPARKLYEKFGFSPCEPFADYRPDPNSTFMTRLL; from the coding sequence TTGAAGATCGTGGTGGATGACCTCTCCGGCCCGGAGATCGCCGGATTCCTCGCCGAACACGTCCGGCAGATGCGGTCGCTCACGCCGTTGGAGAGCAAGCACGCCCTGGACCTCGACACTCTCCGCAGGCCCGGCATCACGTTCTGGTCAGCCATGGACGGTGACAGCCTGGTGGGCTGTGGTGCGATCAAGAAGCTGGATACGCAGCACGCGGAGCTCAAGTCGATGCGTACCAGGCCCACGCGGCAAAGAAGCGGAATCGCCTCCCGGTTGCTGACGCACATCCTGAGCGAGGCCAAAGGCATGGGGTTCACGCGGATGAGCCTGGAGACCGGCTCGGCCGAGTTCTTCCGGCCGGCCAGAAAACTCTACGAGAAGTTCGGCTTCAGCCCCTGTGAACCGTTCGCGGACTACCGGCCCGACCCGAACAGCACCTTCATGACCAGGCTCCTGTGA
- a CDS encoding amino acid adenylation domain-containing protein: MTVAQDGLAAPAVAHDGALVPAMVEEHARHRPTATAVAAADGSLDYAALSARADRCAKALHRRGVRPGEPVAVRMPPSAAGIGALLGVLRAGAVLLPLDPAQPPLRQQEIVTLAGARLVVGEGADTEPYAVTDSGKAPRTLDTTPGAAYVIHTSGSTGVPKGVVCTHTALANVAHAQRTVFGITPGDRVAQLAPWCVDAFLFEVTLALTAGAALHVATPDDRYPGPPLERFLARTRTTAAVITPSGLRALQPERVPGIQLVVSAGEALLPDLARTWAAGRRLVNAYGVTEGTIWTSYAELDEETLGRGGPVPLGRPIPGCSLTVLDRQLDPVPAGTPGEAYIGGAGLAAGYLDQEDLTAERFPTTATGRLFRTGDLVVHDGAGGLTFVGRADEQVKLGGMRVELGEVRHVLSRHPTVHDCAVRQDGPRLVAYVVPRQDAAVDRRALTEWLEQRLPLPMVPSLYVPMTVLPLTLWGKLDVTALPAPRRKSPPNRTGPPPRGPPPSPGSRR, encoded by the coding sequence ATGACTGTGGCCCAGGACGGCTTGGCGGCGCCCGCCGTCGCCCACGACGGGGCTCTTGTGCCGGCCATGGTGGAGGAACACGCCCGCCACCGCCCCACGGCCACGGCCGTCGCCGCCGCCGACGGCTCTTTGGACTACGCGGCCCTCTCGGCCCGCGCCGACCGGTGCGCCAAGGCACTGCACCGGCGGGGAGTCCGGCCCGGCGAGCCGGTCGCCGTGCGGATGCCGCCGTCCGCCGCGGGCATCGGCGCGCTGCTGGGCGTGCTGCGCGCCGGCGCGGTCCTCCTGCCGCTGGATCCCGCGCAACCACCGTTGCGGCAGCAGGAGATCGTCACCCTCGCCGGGGCCCGGCTGGTGGTGGGCGAGGGCGCGGACACCGAGCCGTACGCGGTCACCGACAGCGGGAAGGCGCCCCGCACCCTGGATACGACACCCGGTGCCGCGTACGTCATCCACACCTCGGGCAGTACCGGCGTTCCCAAAGGGGTGGTGTGCACCCACACGGCACTGGCCAACGTGGCACACGCTCAGCGCACGGTCTTCGGCATCACTCCCGGCGACCGGGTGGCGCAACTGGCCCCCTGGTGCGTCGACGCCTTCCTTTTCGAGGTCACCCTCGCGCTGACCGCGGGCGCCGCTCTCCATGTCGCCACGCCGGACGACCGCTACCCGGGGCCGCCCCTGGAGCGTTTCCTCGCCCGGACCCGGACCACCGCCGCGGTGATCACCCCCTCGGGGCTGCGTGCCCTCCAGCCGGAGCGGGTACCCGGCATCCAACTGGTCGTGAGCGCCGGCGAGGCCCTGCTGCCCGACCTGGCCCGTACCTGGGCGGCCGGGCGGCGCCTGGTCAACGCCTACGGCGTCACCGAAGGCACCATCTGGACCAGCTACGCCGAACTCGACGAGGAAACCCTCGGGCGCGGCGGCCCGGTACCACTGGGCCGCCCCATCCCCGGCTGCTCCCTGACCGTCCTGGACCGGCAGCTCGACCCCGTCCCTGCGGGAACGCCCGGCGAGGCGTACATCGGCGGCGCCGGCCTGGCCGCCGGATACCTCGACCAGGAGGACCTGACCGCCGAACGCTTTCCCACCACCGCCACGGGGCGCCTCTTCCGTACGGGAGACCTCGTCGTCCACGACGGCGCGGGCGGCCTGACGTTCGTCGGACGCGCCGACGAGCAGGTCAAACTCGGCGGTATGAGGGTGGAACTCGGCGAGGTACGCCACGTCCTGAGCCGGCACCCCACCGTCCACGACTGCGCGGTGCGCCAGGACGGCCCCCGGCTGGTGGCGTACGTCGTCCCCCGCCAGGACGCCGCGGTCGACCGGCGCGCCCTGACCGAGTGGCTCGAACAGCGACTGCCGCTGCCCATGGTGCCCAGCCTGTACGTGCCCATGACGGTGCTGCCGCTGACGCTGTGGGGGAAACTCGACGTCACCGCCCTGCCCGCCCCAAGGAGGAAGTCGCCGCCCAACAGGACCGGACCTCCGCCCCGCGGTCCGCCACCGAGTCCTGGCTCACGCAGGTGA
- a CDS encoding AAA family ATPase has protein sequence MIIWLNGTFGVGKTTTSKELAAALPSARIFDSETVGYMLRPVLKSVPVADFQEWRPWRHLVVETAVQILDYVGGTLVIPQSVLVEQYWDEIETGLRGAGIPVHHFVLHADQDVLTTRIETDTVETGARRWRLDHLPDYRQALPWLSRRAHLIDTNRSTPAEVVTSVLATLMRSGTPVAGTTADAAPTS, from the coding sequence GTGATCATCTGGTTGAACGGAACCTTCGGCGTCGGCAAGACCACCACCTCCAAGGAACTGGCCGCCGCACTGCCCAGTGCGCGGATCTTCGACTCCGAGACGGTCGGGTACATGCTCCGGCCCGTCCTGAAGTCCGTGCCGGTCGCCGACTTCCAGGAGTGGAGGCCATGGCGCCACCTGGTGGTGGAGACAGCCGTCCAGATCCTCGACTACGTCGGCGGGACTCTCGTCATTCCCCAGTCCGTGCTCGTGGAGCAGTACTGGGACGAGATCGAGACCGGCCTGCGCGGGGCCGGCATACCGGTGCACCATTTCGTCCTCCACGCCGACCAGGACGTACTGACCACACGCATCGAGACCGACACGGTGGAGACCGGAGCCCGCCGGTGGCGCCTGGACCATCTGCCGGACTACCGGCAGGCCCTTCCCTGGCTGAGCCGCAGAGCGCATCTCATCGACACGAACCGGAGCACGCCCGCCGAAGTGGTCACGTCGGTCCTGGCCACCCTGATGCGATCGGGTACGCCGGTCGCGGGCACCACCGCCGACGCTGCCCCCACGTCGTGA